Proteins encoded together in one Streptomyces sp. NA04227 window:
- a CDS encoding cell division protein FtsL: protein MSKSPELKGRAARLARLFPTGPSGAARTPFVLLVVVLLGGGLIVLLMLNSSLNAGSFELSELKKDTTSLTEERQELERDVDGYAAPGALQRRARELGMVPGGDPVFLAPDGTLRGVPGVAQKPASAPARPRSTPRPSASASSDAPADTAPTAQGSRSDAPFATPATPRSSHPAPSTSGR from the coding sequence ATGAGCAAGTCACCCGAACTCAAGGGGCGTGCGGCGCGTCTGGCGCGGCTGTTTCCCACGGGGCCGAGCGGGGCCGCACGTACGCCGTTCGTTCTGCTCGTGGTGGTGCTTCTCGGTGGCGGTCTGATCGTGCTGCTGATGCTCAACTCCTCCTTGAACGCGGGCTCCTTCGAGCTCAGCGAGCTCAAGAAGGACACCACCTCGCTGACCGAGGAACGCCAGGAACTCGAACGGGACGTGGACGGCTACGCCGCCCCCGGCGCCCTGCAACGCCGGGCCAGGGAACTGGGCATGGTGCCCGGCGGCGACCCGGTCTTCCTCGCTCCCGACGGCACCCTGCGCGGAGTGCCGGGCGTGGCCCAGAAACCCGCGAGCGCTCCGGCGCGGCCGCGGTCCACACCGCGCCCCTCCGCATCCGCGAGCTCCGATGCCCCGGCGGACACGGCGCCCACGGCGCAGGGCTCCAGGTCCGACGCGCCTTTCGCCACCCCCGCGACTCCCCGCAGTTCGCACCCCGCCCCCTCGACCTCCGGCAGGTGA
- the rsmH gene encoding 16S rRNA (cytosine(1402)-N(4))-methyltransferase RsmH yields MQEREVLPDEGAQPGADGPRHVPVMLRRCLDLLAPALTGSFDTAPVVVDCTLGLGGHSEALLTEFPEARLVALDRDKEALRLSGQRLAPFGERATLVHAVYDELPEVLDRLGIAKVQGILFDLGVSSMQLDEAERGFAYAQDAPLDMRMDQSTGLSAAEVLNTYPAGELVRILRAYGEEKQAKRIVSMVVKEREKEPFANSARLVELIREALPQAAKRTGGNPAKRTFQALRIEVNGELSVLERAIPAAVGALAVDGRIAVLSYHSLEDRLVKQVFAAGAANTAPPGLPVVPERYQPRLKLLTRGAELPTEEEIAVNRRAAPARLRGAQRIRPEEG; encoded by the coding sequence ATGCAAGAGCGCGAGGTGCTCCCCGACGAGGGGGCGCAGCCCGGCGCGGACGGGCCACGCCACGTACCGGTCATGCTGCGGCGCTGCCTGGACCTGCTGGCCCCCGCCCTCACCGGATCCTTCGACACGGCCCCGGTCGTGGTCGACTGCACCCTCGGACTCGGCGGCCACAGCGAGGCCCTGCTCACGGAGTTCCCCGAGGCGCGCCTGGTCGCCCTCGACCGGGACAAGGAGGCGCTGCGCCTGTCCGGCCAGCGGCTCGCGCCCTTCGGCGAGCGGGCCACCCTGGTGCACGCCGTCTACGACGAACTCCCCGAGGTCCTGGACCGGCTCGGCATCGCCAAGGTGCAGGGCATCCTCTTCGACCTCGGCGTCTCCTCCATGCAACTCGACGAGGCCGAGCGCGGGTTCGCCTACGCGCAGGACGCCCCGCTGGACATGCGCATGGACCAGAGCACCGGCCTGAGCGCGGCCGAGGTGCTCAACACCTACCCGGCCGGTGAACTCGTGCGCATCCTGCGGGCGTACGGCGAGGAGAAGCAGGCCAAGCGGATCGTCTCGATGGTCGTCAAGGAGCGCGAGAAGGAGCCCTTCGCTAACAGCGCGCGCCTGGTCGAACTCATCCGCGAGGCACTGCCGCAGGCCGCCAAGCGGACCGGCGGCAACCCCGCCAAGCGCACCTTCCAGGCCCTGCGTATCGAGGTGAACGGCGAACTCTCCGTCCTGGAGCGGGCGATCCCGGCAGCCGTCGGCGCGCTCGCGGTCGACGGACGGATCGCGGTGCTCTCGTACCACTCGCTGGAGGACCGGCTGGTCAAGCAGGTCTTCGCGGCCGGGGCCGCCAACACCGCACCGCCCGGACTGCCCGTGGTGCCCGAGCGCTACCAGCCCCGGCTCAAGCTTCTGACCCGAGGTGCCGAACTGCCCACCGAGGAAGAGATCGCCGTCAACCGCAGGGCGGCACCGGCACGGCTGCGAGGTGCGCAGCGCATCCGCCCCGAGGAGGGCTAG
- a CDS encoding carbonic anhydrase produces the protein MSTSASPQGNLATSSDEGIHTDSSVTDRLVESNRAYAADFTDPGMDARPVLKVAVVACMDARLDLHDALGLALGDCHTIRNAGGVVTDDVIRSLTISQRALGTRSVVLIHHTGCGLESLTEDFRHEIEMEVGQRPAWAVESFRDVDQDVRQSMQRVRTSPFLLHTEDVRGFVFDVHTGLLREIEPA, from the coding sequence ATGTCGACTTCCGCGTCCCCTCAGGGGAATCTCGCCACCAGCTCCGACGAGGGCATACACACCGACTCCTCGGTGACGGACCGGCTCGTCGAGTCCAACCGCGCCTACGCGGCGGACTTCACCGATCCCGGTATGGACGCACGGCCCGTCCTGAAAGTGGCCGTCGTGGCCTGTATGGACGCCCGGCTCGACCTGCACGACGCGCTCGGCCTCGCCCTGGGCGACTGCCACACCATCCGCAACGCCGGTGGCGTGGTGACCGACGACGTCATCCGCTCCCTCACCATCAGCCAGCGCGCGCTGGGCACCCGCAGTGTGGTCCTGATCCACCACACCGGATGTGGCCTGGAATCGCTGACCGAGGACTTCCGGCACGAGATCGAGATGGAGGTCGGCCAGCGCCCGGCGTGGGCGGTCGAGTCCTTCCGCGACGTCGACCAGGACGTGCGCCAGTCCATGCAGCGGGTGCGCACCTCGCCCTTCCTGCTGCACACCGAAGATGTGCGCGGCTTCGTCTTCGACGTGCACACCGGTCTGCTCCGCGAGATCGAGCCCGCCTGA
- a CDS encoding MoxR family ATPase, with translation MGEDLTTTAERVRASVESVIEGKPEVVRLSLTVLLAEGHLLIEDVPGVGKTMLAKALARSVDCSVRRIQFTPDLLPSDITGVSIWDQQRREFEFKPGAIFAQIVIGDEINRASPKTQSALLESMEERQVTIDGTSYELPDPFMVVATQNPVEMEGTYPLPEAQRDRFMARVSMGYPSPAAELRMLDVHGGPSPLEDLQPVAHADDIVKLIETVRTVHVAEAVRRYAVDLVSATRSHPELRLGASPRATLHLVRAAKASAALGGREYVLPDDVQSLAVAVLAHRLLPTAQAQLNRRTAEQIVREILQRVPVPASGPAPAPGPAFTAGNGRPPMPPHQPHGARRA, from the coding sequence GTGGGGGAAGACCTGACGACGACCGCGGAGCGGGTGCGCGCGTCGGTGGAGAGCGTGATCGAGGGCAAGCCGGAGGTCGTACGGCTGTCGCTGACCGTGCTGCTCGCCGAGGGGCATCTGCTCATCGAGGACGTCCCCGGCGTGGGCAAGACCATGCTGGCCAAGGCTCTCGCGCGGTCCGTCGACTGCTCGGTGCGGCGCATCCAGTTCACACCCGACCTGCTGCCCTCGGACATCACCGGTGTGTCCATCTGGGACCAGCAGCGCCGCGAGTTCGAGTTCAAGCCCGGGGCGATCTTCGCGCAGATCGTGATCGGCGACGAGATCAACCGGGCTTCGCCGAAGACGCAGTCCGCCCTCCTGGAGTCGATGGAGGAGCGCCAGGTCACCATCGACGGCACGAGCTACGAACTCCCCGACCCCTTCATGGTGGTGGCCACCCAGAACCCGGTCGAGATGGAGGGCACCTACCCGCTGCCGGAGGCCCAGCGCGACCGGTTCATGGCCCGGGTGTCGATGGGATACCCCAGCCCGGCGGCCGAGCTGCGGATGCTCGACGTACACGGCGGGCCCTCGCCGCTGGAGGACCTGCAGCCGGTGGCGCACGCGGACGACATCGTCAAGCTGATCGAAACGGTGCGCACCGTGCACGTGGCCGAGGCCGTGCGCCGCTACGCGGTGGACCTGGTCTCCGCCACCCGCAGCCACCCCGAGCTGCGGCTCGGTGCCTCGCCGCGCGCCACCCTGCATCTCGTACGGGCCGCGAAGGCCTCAGCGGCGCTCGGCGGCCGTGAGTACGTCCTGCCGGACGATGTGCAGTCGCTGGCCGTGGCCGTACTGGCGCACCGTCTGCTGCCCACCGCCCAGGCGCAGTTGAACCGCCGCACCGCCGAGCAGATCGTCCGCGAGATCCTTCAGCGCGTACCGGTGCCCGCCTCCGGACCGGCGCCCGCGCCCGGTCCCGCCTTCACCGCGGGGAACGGGCGGCCGCCGATGCCGCCGCACCAGCCGCACGGCGCGCGGAGGGCCTGA
- a CDS encoding DUF58 domain-containing protein, translating into MSLGAGPPVSAGERDKARLRTAFAGLTTRGRSFLAAGVAAGICAYVLGQDDLLRVGLLLATLPLVCTLVLFRTRHRVAGSRRLSPARVPASAEAKVHLRVENISRMPTGLLMLQDQVPYVLGPRPRFVLDRVEPGGRREVAYRVRSDLRGRYPLGPLQLRLSDPFGMCELTRSFSSQDMLTVVPRVEALPAVRLTGEARGYGEGRLRAPALAGDDDVIPRGYRHGDDVRRVHWRSTARHGELMVRREEQPQQARCTVLLDTRGVAYYGAGPGSAFEWAVSAAASAITHLLERGFSARLLTDTGASVPRSGAEAALTGQDSAEAAGLMLDTLAEVDHSELPGLSLAYDQLRGGKEGLLLGFFGDVDDEQAAVIGRMCRRSGAAVAFVLDSSAWASETDPDFPPGATGSWTEERRRMLHEAGWTVVPVLPGTAMADIWRQADQLRAHERASAGGRT; encoded by the coding sequence ATGTCCCTCGGGGCCGGTCCCCCGGTGTCCGCGGGCGAGCGGGACAAAGCCCGTCTGCGTACGGCGTTCGCGGGGCTGACCACCCGGGGGCGGTCCTTTCTCGCGGCCGGTGTGGCCGCCGGGATCTGCGCGTACGTCCTCGGGCAGGACGACCTGCTGCGGGTGGGCCTGCTGCTCGCCACGCTGCCGCTGGTCTGCACCCTCGTCCTGTTCCGCACCCGGCACCGGGTCGCGGGCAGCCGTCGGCTGTCCCCCGCCCGGGTCCCGGCCTCCGCCGAGGCCAAGGTCCACCTGCGGGTGGAGAACATCTCCCGTATGCCCACCGGCCTGCTCATGCTCCAGGACCAGGTCCCCTATGTGCTCGGTCCCAGGCCCCGCTTCGTCCTGGACCGGGTGGAGCCCGGTGGCCGCCGCGAGGTCGCCTACCGGGTCCGCTCCGACCTGCGCGGCCGCTATCCGCTGGGGCCCCTGCAACTGCGTCTGAGCGACCCGTTCGGGATGTGCGAGCTCACCCGCTCCTTCTCCTCCCAGGACATGCTCACCGTCGTCCCCCGGGTGGAGGCGCTGCCCGCGGTCCGGCTGACCGGCGAGGCCAGGGGGTACGGCGAGGGCCGGTTGCGCGCCCCCGCACTCGCCGGGGACGACGACGTCATCCCGCGCGGCTACCGGCACGGCGACGACGTACGCCGCGTGCACTGGCGCTCCACGGCCCGGCACGGCGAGCTGATGGTGCGCCGCGAGGAACAGCCGCAGCAGGCGCGGTGCACGGTGCTGCTCGACACCCGCGGCGTGGCCTACTACGGCGCGGGGCCCGGCTCGGCCTTCGAATGGGCGGTCTCGGCGGCCGCCTCCGCCATCACGCATCTGCTCGAACGCGGCTTCTCCGCCCGGCTGTTGACCGACACCGGCGCCTCGGTACCGCGCTCGGGCGCGGAGGCCGCGCTCACCGGGCAGGACTCCGCCGAGGCGGCCGGGCTGATGCTGGACACCCTCGCCGAGGTCGACCACTCCGAACTGCCCGGACTCTCCCTCGCCTACGACCAGTTGCGCGGCGGCAAGGAGGGCCTGCTGCTCGGCTTCTTCGGCGACGTGGACGACGAACAGGCCGCGGTCATCGGCCGGATGTGCCGACGCAGCGGTGCCGCGGTGGCCTTCGTCCTGGACAGCTCCGCCTGGGCGAGCGAAACGGATCCCGACTTCCCGCCCGGGGCGACGGGCTCGTGGACCGAGGAGCGCAGACGCATGCTGCACGAGGCGGGCTGGACGGTGGTACCCGTACTGCCGGGCACCGCGATGGCCGACATCTGGCGGCAGGCGGACCAACTGCGCGCCCATGAACGCGCGAGCGCGGGAGGCCGGACATGA
- a CDS encoding DUF3488 and transglutaminase-like domain-containing protein, with amino-acid sequence MSGHSRMALCAALASVLAATALLPLVDPATWILQAAVLVLVQAAVGIAGRRAPLPRPATVAAQALVSLMLLTLFFAGSYAIAGVIPGPQAVNELGGLLQAGADDVNRFAIPAPLSKGIKLMLVGGVLVIALIVDAVAVTYRSAAAAGLPLLALYSVAAGLSEGGAGWLWFLLAAAGYLLLLLAEGRDRLARWGRVFTGAPRAPGGYSAAAEGAATAPVRTGRRIGALALGIALIVPLGLPALDGGLLDSAGRADGKGPGGGTISAVNPVVSLQNNLNQAEDREVLTYRTDGAQSQPLYLRIVALDKFDGSAWKPAVRRVQEIPSPFPTPKGLAAGVRSIELNTRVQASDDYAQGWLPMPYPASNLRIDGDWRFEPVGRNVVGDHGETTRGKSYLVSSLAVEPTRYQLAEAGEAPAEIMREFTEVPGNLPTVVERTARRITKGTNNDYEAAVRLQDWFAADGGFLYDTKVKAGSGPDAIARFLRDKEGFCVHFSFTMAAMARTLGIPARVAVGFTPGSPQSDGSMSVGLRDAHAWPELYFEGVGWTRFEPTPARGTIPDYARSQTPGSTPTMPAEPTPSASEDIAVPTPGTDACPPGAHRSGSCEDSALPEAKDEDEEHWYERLDLLAMIALGVLLALALPLLPMACRMRTRSLRLLPAPGSPALAGPATLRVWEEVQDSAWDYGIPPDPSLTPRGAAQRIVHGMDLHGPDAASVNRVAGAVEQTLYAPRAEPVPGLGDEARRIAAALGRQAGRGARLRARFLPRSNARLAWAFTQERRKATERLRAGLRSGLPRLRPRLRR; translated from the coding sequence ATGAGCGGACACAGCCGGATGGCACTGTGCGCGGCCCTGGCCTCGGTACTCGCCGCCACGGCCCTGCTGCCGCTGGTGGACCCGGCCACCTGGATCCTCCAGGCCGCGGTGCTCGTCCTGGTACAGGCCGCGGTGGGCATCGCCGGGCGGCGGGCACCGCTGCCCCGACCCGCGACGGTGGCCGCCCAGGCGCTGGTCAGCCTGATGCTCCTGACGCTCTTCTTCGCCGGTTCGTACGCGATCGCCGGGGTGATTCCCGGACCCCAGGCCGTGAACGAACTGGGCGGCCTGCTCCAGGCGGGCGCCGACGACGTCAACAGGTTCGCGATACCGGCACCGCTGTCCAAGGGCATCAAGCTGATGCTGGTCGGCGGTGTCCTGGTCATCGCCCTGATCGTGGACGCGGTGGCGGTGACCTACCGCAGCGCCGCCGCGGCCGGGCTTCCGCTGCTCGCCCTGTACTCGGTGGCCGCGGGTCTCTCCGAGGGCGGCGCGGGCTGGCTGTGGTTCCTGCTGGCCGCCGCCGGCTATCTGTTGCTGCTGCTCGCCGAGGGCCGCGACCGGCTCGCCCGGTGGGGCCGGGTGTTCACCGGCGCGCCCCGCGCCCCCGGCGGTTATTCGGCGGCGGCCGAGGGCGCGGCCACCGCACCGGTGCGCACCGGGCGGCGCATCGGCGCGCTGGCCCTGGGCATCGCCCTGATCGTGCCGCTCGGCCTGCCCGCCCTGGACGGCGGACTGCTCGACTCGGCGGGCCGGGCCGACGGGAAGGGACCGGGCGGCGGCACCATCTCGGCCGTCAACCCGGTGGTCTCGCTGCAGAACAACCTGAACCAGGCCGAGGACCGCGAGGTGCTGACGTACCGCACCGACGGCGCCCAGTCGCAGCCCCTGTATCTGCGCATCGTGGCCCTGGACAAGTTCGACGGCTCCGCGTGGAAACCCGCGGTGCGCCGGGTCCAGGAGATCCCCTCGCCCTTCCCGACACCGAAGGGGCTGGCCGCCGGGGTGCGCAGCATCGAGCTGAACACCCGGGTCCAGGCCTCCGACGACTATGCGCAGGGCTGGCTGCCGATGCCCTATCCGGCGAGCAATCTGCGGATCGACGGCGACTGGCGGTTCGAACCGGTGGGCCGCAACGTGGTGGGCGACCACGGCGAGACCACCCGCGGCAAGTCCTACCTGGTCTCCAGCCTCGCCGTGGAGCCGACTCGGTACCAGCTCGCCGAGGCGGGGGAAGCGCCCGCCGAGATCATGCGCGAGTTCACCGAGGTGCCCGGCAACCTGCCCACCGTCGTGGAGCGGACCGCGCGCAGGATCACCAAGGGCACGAACAACGACTACGAGGCTGCGGTCCGGCTGCAGGACTGGTTCGCGGCCGACGGCGGCTTCCTGTACGACACCAAGGTGAAGGCGGGCAGCGGGCCGGACGCCATCGCCCGGTTCCTGCGGGACAAGGAGGGCTTCTGCGTCCACTTCTCCTTCACGATGGCGGCCATGGCCCGCACCCTCGGCATCCCGGCCCGGGTCGCGGTCGGCTTCACACCCGGCTCCCCGCAGTCGGACGGCTCGATGTCGGTGGGCCTGCGGGACGCGCACGCCTGGCCGGAGCTCTACTTCGAGGGCGTGGGCTGGACCCGCTTCGAGCCCACCCCGGCCCGTGGCACCATCCCCGACTACGCGCGCAGCCAGACCCCCGGCAGCACCCCGACGATGCCCGCCGAACCGACGCCGTCCGCCTCCGAGGACATCGCGGTCCCCACCCCCGGCACCGACGCGTGCCCGCCCGGCGCGCACAGGTCGGGCTCCTGCGAGGACTCCGCGCTGCCCGAGGCCAAGGACGAGGACGAGGAACACTGGTACGAACGCCTCGACCTGCTCGCGATGATCGCCCTCGGCGTGCTGCTGGCCCTCGCGCTGCCGCTGCTGCCGATGGCCTGCCGCATGCGGACCAGATCGCTCAGACTCCTGCCGGCGCCCGGCTCCCCCGCCCTCGCGGGCCCGGCCACGCTCCGGGTCTGGGAGGAGGTCCAGGACAGCGCCTGGGACTACGGGATCCCGCCCGACCCCTCGCTCACGCCCCGTGGGGCGGCGCAGCGGATCGTGCACGGCATGGATCTGCACGGCCCGGACGCGGCCTCGGTGAACCGGGTGGCGGGAGCCGTGGAGCAGACGCTGTACGCGCCGCGGGCCGAACCGGTACCAGGGCTGGGCGACGAGGCCCGCCGTATCGCGGCCGCCCTCGGCAGACAGGCGGGCCGCGGCGCCCGGCTGCGGGCACGCTTCCTGCCCCGGTCCAACGCCCGGCTGGCCTGGGCGTTCACCCAGGAACGACGCAAGGCGACGGAACGCCTCCGCGCCGGGCTGCGCTCAGGACTCCCGCGGCTTCGACCGCGACTGCGGCGCTGA
- a CDS encoding DUF3040 domain-containing protein has translation MPLSEHEQRMLEQMERALYAEDPKFATALEGSGLRTYTRRRVYQAAAGFLVGIALLMAGMVAQQIWISVVGFLVMLGCAVLAVTGWRKAPKPGEQQQPGSGNRQGGTARRQTRQRRSVMDRIEQRWQRRRDEQGH, from the coding sequence GTGCCGCTCTCGGAGCACGAGCAGCGAATGCTCGAGCAGATGGAGCGAGCGCTGTACGCCGAAGATCCCAAGTTCGCGACAGCGCTTGAGGGAAGCGGGCTGCGTACGTATACCCGGCGACGGGTCTACCAGGCGGCCGCGGGCTTTCTGGTGGGTATCGCGCTCCTCATGGCCGGTATGGTCGCGCAGCAGATCTGGATCAGTGTGGTGGGGTTCCTCGTCATGCTGGGCTGTGCGGTGCTCGCGGTAACCGGCTGGCGCAAGGCACCCAAGCCGGGCGAGCAGCAGCAGCCCGGATCCGGTAACCGGCAAGGCGGCACCGCCCGGCGTCAGACCAGGCAGCGCCGTTCCGTAATGGACCGCATCGAGCAGCGCTGGCAGCGCCGCCGCGACGAACAGGGCCACTGA
- a CDS encoding methyltransferase yields the protein MPDPMRPRAALRTAVVWDVLRAALDKRVAATGRGALDVLDTGGGSGHFAVPVAGLGHRVTVVDPSPNALFALERRAAEEGVADRVRGVQGDAHGLFDVVERGGYDAVLCHGVLEYVDDAAEGLRNVTAALRPSGVLSLLAAGLGGAVLARALAGHFKEAHRALTDENGRWGEGDPVPRRFSADQLVGLAEEAGLAVGAVHGVRVFADQVPGALVDTEPGALDALLQLESAASELPAFRSIASQLHVLGVKRESQAATVA from the coding sequence GTGCCCGACCCGATGCGCCCCCGCGCCGCCCTTCGTACCGCCGTGGTCTGGGACGTGCTGCGTGCCGCCCTCGACAAGCGGGTCGCGGCCACCGGACGTGGCGCGCTCGACGTCCTCGACACCGGCGGCGGCAGCGGACACTTCGCGGTACCGGTGGCCGGGCTCGGCCACCGCGTCACCGTCGTCGACCCGAGCCCCAACGCCCTGTTCGCCCTGGAGCGCCGGGCCGCCGAGGAGGGCGTGGCCGACCGGGTGCGCGGCGTCCAGGGCGACGCTCACGGCCTCTTCGACGTCGTGGAGCGCGGGGGATACGACGCCGTGCTCTGCCACGGAGTCCTTGAGTACGTGGACGACGCCGCCGAGGGGCTGCGCAATGTCACCGCCGCGCTGCGCCCCTCCGGTGTGCTCAGCCTGCTCGCGGCCGGGCTCGGCGGCGCGGTCCTGGCCAGGGCGCTGGCCGGGCACTTCAAGGAGGCCCACCGCGCGCTGACCGACGAGAACGGACGCTGGGGCGAGGGCGACCCGGTGCCCCGGCGCTTCTCCGCCGACCAGCTCGTCGGCCTCGCCGAGGAGGCGGGCCTCGCCGTGGGCGCGGTGCACGGCGTACGCGTCTTCGCCGATCAGGTCCCCGGCGCCCTGGTGGACACCGAACCCGGTGCCCTGGACGCCCTGCTCCAGCTGGAGAGCGCCGCGTCCGAACTCCCGGCCTTCCGCTCCATCGCGAGCCAGCTCCATGTGCTCGGTGTGAAGCGGGAGTCGCAAGCGGCCACAGTGGCGTGA
- a CDS encoding SAV_6107 family HEPN domain-containing protein, translating to MAASSAAAAQWPRTLNPANSAPRSPAADVHPVLRRASVPPAALDLLGQARQGLDEAALLPTANERYATAHLAALRTAAAVLAARGRPDPSPRRRARIRSAWEVLPQVAPELTEWSALFASGARRRALAEAGIKDAASRRDADDLLRDVEMFLGIVERMLVPVPTLPRPRAEGGDAVGSRTG from the coding sequence ATGGCAGCTTCATCCGCCGCGGCCGCACAGTGGCCCCGCACTCTGAACCCGGCGAACTCGGCGCCGCGCTCACCCGCCGCCGACGTGCACCCCGTGCTCCGCCGGGCATCCGTCCCGCCGGCCGCCCTCGACCTGCTCGGCCAGGCCCGCCAAGGTCTGGACGAAGCCGCACTCCTGCCCACCGCCAACGAGCGGTACGCCACCGCCCACCTCGCCGCCCTGCGCACGGCCGCGGCGGTACTCGCCGCCCGCGGCAGGCCCGACCCCTCGCCCCGCCGCCGGGCCCGTATCCGCAGCGCCTGGGAGGTCCTGCCCCAGGTCGCCCCCGAACTCACCGAGTGGAGCGCCCTGTTCGCCTCCGGCGCCCGCCGCCGGGCCCTCGCCGAAGCGGGGATAAAGGACGCCGCGAGCCGTCGCGACGCCGACGATCTGCTGCGGGACGTGGAGATGTTCCTCGGCATCGTGGAACGCATGCTGGTCCCCGTGCCGACCTTGCCGCGCCCGCGGGCCGAAGGCGGTGATGCGGTCGGATCCCGGACCGGCTGA
- a CDS encoding ATP-binding cassette domain-containing protein: protein MDGQAAAKAALNTAGVAVRAEGFGLEGPRGWAFRDLTIDAEPGSLIAIEGPSGTGRTCLLLALTGRMRPTEGTASVGRMRLPKQMAAVRRISALGHTPGVSELEPALTVAEHLRERALLQRRFGGSLRGLLRPRAERTAEARLRIERALQAAGLDPETLPKGTRTAVRDLERTEALRLSIALALIAEPRLLGIDDTDLKLSDDERTEIWELLASLAESGTTVVAVCSEAPANAVVISTAAATDTGANDDTTDGTTADSRRGNGDALAEARRA from the coding sequence GTGGACGGGCAGGCGGCCGCAAAAGCGGCCCTGAACACCGCAGGGGTGGCGGTCAGGGCCGAGGGCTTCGGGCTCGAGGGCCCGCGCGGATGGGCCTTCCGCGACCTCACCATCGACGCCGAACCCGGCTCCCTGATCGCGATCGAGGGCCCGTCCGGGACCGGCCGTACCTGCTTGCTCCTCGCGCTCACGGGCCGGATGCGCCCCACCGAGGGGACCGCTTCGGTCGGCCGGATGCGGCTGCCCAAGCAGATGGCCGCGGTGCGCCGGATCAGCGCACTCGGGCACACCCCGGGCGTCAGCGAACTCGAACCCGCGCTGACCGTCGCCGAGCACCTGCGCGAACGCGCCCTGCTCCAGCGCCGGTTCGGCGGTTCGCTGCGCGGACTGCTGCGCCCTCGTGCCGAGCGCACGGCCGAGGCCCGGCTACGCATCGAGCGCGCGCTCCAGGCGGCGGGGCTCGATCCCGAGACGCTGCCCAAGGGCACCCGTACCGCCGTGCGCGACCTGGAGCGGACCGAGGCGCTGCGGCTGTCGATCGCGCTGGCGCTGATCGCCGAGCCACGACTGCTCGGCATCGACGACACCGATCTGAAGCTGTCCGACGACGAGCGCACCGAGATCTGGGAACTCCTCGCCTCCCTCGCCGAGAGCGGCACGACCGTCGTCGCGGTGTGCAGCGAGGCGCCCGCGAACGCGGTCGTGATCTCCACGGCAGCCGCCACCGACACCGGCGCGAACGACGACACAACCGACGGCACCACCGCCGACAGCAGAAGGGGGAACGGGGATGCGCTCGCCGAGGCTCGCCGCGCTTGA